One window of the Nicotiana tabacum cultivar K326 chromosome 4, ASM71507v2, whole genome shotgun sequence genome contains the following:
- the LOC107772921 gene encoding uncharacterized protein LOC107772921 yields the protein MKNNKQQLEPYQDEQHDIEILKAVAQAWHGHSSSRRTTAEFDAHRLNFKNKPSRFKLEAMSKATAREYYGGTGSWDFSQSLWDSYEIVNLSKKLEAGLALDHSFSGLDETIRIGQKRKESKNSLRSLFNRVSSRRYNEADLTPDNDG from the coding sequence ATGAAGAACAACAAGCAGCAGCTAGAGCCTTATCAAGATGAACAACACGACATTGAAATCCTTAAGGCCGTGGCTCAGGCCTGGCACGGCCATTCCAGCAGCCGTAGAACCACCGCCGAATTCGACGCCCACCGTCTCAATTTCAAGAACAAGCCGTCAAGATTCAAGCTTGAAGCTATGAGTAAGGCAACTGCCAGGGAATATTATGGCGGCACAGGAAGCTGGGATTTCAGCCAATCCCTTTGGGATTCTTATGAGATTGTTAACTTGTCTAAGAAGTTAGAAGCTGGGCTAGCGCTAGACCATTCATTTTCTGGATTGGATGAGACAATTCGAATTGGGCAGAAGCGGAAAGAAAGCAAGAATAGTTTAAGAAGCTTGTTCAATAGGGTGTCCTCGAGAAGATATAATGAAGCTGATTTAACACCAGATAACGATGGTTAA
- the LOC107772918 gene encoding pentatricopeptide repeat-containing protein At3g48250, chloroplastic-like, whose amino-acid sequence MNQGKRILSSLRLKNSLFLTQLSRAPSPNPQVTHYFYLSPSLPTQICTSATILGAHQNVSFSSKPESFVDIILSNDWSKHLEKDLGKLDFPVTHEAVMYLLKKLDKDPKKAGNFLKWVIKQKRFEPSSAMYSLMLRIYANKDSMKDFWITIKEMKEKGFYIDEETYKSIHSVFRNLKMETDATALKHFYGRMIKENAMGDLAIDVSELIKKQEWGFEVERQLREMKLSVSDNFVLRVLKELREIGYPLKAFNFFKWVARSLGFQHNTVTYNGILRVLCREESIEEFWSVVEEMKSVGFEIDLDTYIKISRHFQKIRMLRDAVELYELMMDGQFKPSLGECNILLRSIAQSNPPDLDLLFRVVGKFEAAGHSRSKIIYDVIHRCLANLGRFEEAEKITEAMRDAGFEPDNITYSQLIYGLCKMRRLEEALNVIDAMEECGCIPDIKTWTVLIQGHCLAGEVDKALFCFAKMMEKNVDTDADLLDVLLNGFLSQRRVFGAYQLLIEMVNRFQMRPWQATYKLIIQKLLGERKFEEALDLLRRMKKHNYPPFPEPFHQYISKSGTVEDAVEFLKALSVKDYPSVSAYQHVFQTFFAEGRHSEAKDLLYKCPHHIRQHPAICGLFGSPNSNSGKVKRFTRKSLSSA is encoded by the coding sequence ATGAATCAGGGCAAGAGAATCCTGAGTTCGCTTCGACTGAAGAATTCGCTGTTTCTTACTCAGCTTTCTCGAGCTCCCTCGCCCAACCCTCAGGTGACTCACTACTTTTACCTTTCTCCTTCCCTTCCCACACAAATTTGTACTTCTGCTACTATACTCGGCGCCCATCAAAATGTTTCCTTTTCATCAAAACCTGAATCTTTTGTAGACATTATACTATCCAACGACTGGTCCAAACATTTAGAAAAGGATTTAGGAAAACTTGATTTTCCGGTGACCCATGAAGCTGTTATGTATCTGTTGAAGAAACTTGATAAAGACCCGAAAAAGGCTGGAAATTTCTTGAAATGGGTAATTAAGCAAAAGAGGTTTGAACCTAGTTCTGCTATGTACAGTTTGATGCTCAGAATTTATGCCAATAAGGATTCTATGAAGGACTTTTGGATTACTATTAAGGAAATGAAAGAGAAAGGTTTTTATATTGATGAGGAAACTTATAAGTCAATTCATTCCGTTTTTAGGAATTTGAAAATGGAAACTGATGCCACTGCTTTGAAGCATTTCTATGGTAGGATGATTAAAGAAAATGCTATGGGTGATTTGGCAATCGATGTGTCCGAATTGATTAAGAAACAAGAATGGGGATTCGAGGTGGAGAGACAATTACGGGAAATGAAACTCTCGGTGTCGGATAATTTTGTGCTTAGGGTGTTGAAGGAACTTAGGGAAATAGGATATCCGCTTAAAGCTTTCAACTTTTTCAAATGGGTTGCTAGGAGTTTAGGTTTTCAGCACAACACCGTTACTTATAATGGGATTCTTAGGGTTCTTTGCCGAGAAGAATCGATTGAAGAGTTTTGGAGTGTAGTAGAAGAAATGAAGAGCGTGGGTTTTGAAATAGATCTTGATACATATATAAAGATCTCAAGACATTTTCAGAAGATTAGGATGTTGAGAGATGCAGTAGAACTATACGAGCTGATGATGGACGGTCAGTTTAAACCATCACTTGGTGAGTGTAATATTCTTTTAAGATCCATCGCACAGTCAAATCCCCCAGATCTTGATCTGCTATTTAGAGTTGTGGGAAAATTTGAGGCAGCAGGGCATTCACGCTCAAAGATTATTTATGATGTCATTCATAGGTGTTTGGCTAACTTGGGGCGATTTGAGGAAGCAGAGAAGATAACAGAAGCTATGAGAGATGCAGGATTTGAACCTGATAATATTACCTACAGCCAATTAATCTATGGACTCTGCAAAATGCGGAGGTTGGAGGAGGCCTTGAACGTGATTGATGCGATGGAAGAATGTGGATGCATTCCGGATATCAAGACTTGGACTGTTCTGATACAAGGGCATTGTTTAGCTGGTGAAGTTGATAAGGCACTGTTTTGTTTTGCTAAGATGATGGAGAAAAATGTTGATACAGATGCTGATCTGTTGGATGTACTGCTTAATGGTTTCCTAAGTCAGAGAAGAGTTTTTGGTGCATATCAGTTGTTGATCGAGATGGTGAATAGGTTTCAAATGCGCCCGTGGCAAGCAACTTACAAACTTATCATTCAAAAGCTCTTAGGGGAAAGGAAATTCGAAGAAGCATTAGATCTCCTCCGTCGGATGAAGAAACACAATTATCCGCCTTTTCCTGAACCCTTTCATCAATATATTTCAAAGTCAGGAACAGTGGAGGATGCGGTGGAGTTTTTGAAGGCGTTGAGCGTCAAGGACTATCCATCTGTTTCAGCCTACCAACATGTTTTTCAGACCTTCTTTGCTGAAGGTAGACATTCCGAGGCTAAAGATCTGCTTTACAAGTGCCCACATCATATACGCCAACACCCAGCAATTTGTGGCCTCTTTGGTTCTCCAAATTCCAACAGTGGAAAAGTGAAAAGGTTCACCCGGAAGAGCTTGAGTTCTGCTTAG